AGGATCGCGAGGGGCAGGACGGCCTCGGTCGCGAGGCCCGGTCCGGGTACGGCCGAAACGGTGAGCGCGGCGGCCAGCGCGTCGGAGGCCACCAGCGCCATGACCCGGTCGCGGGGGCGGACCCGCCGCGGCCGGACGGCGGTCCTGGCCGGTTCGACCTGGGGCCCGCGCGGGGGGTGGATGGCGGTCACGGAACGGCGGGCTGGGGTGTGGGGCGCGGGCGCGAAGGCGCTGCTCCCGGCGGGCCCCGTGCCGCCCTGCCCGGGGTGCCGGGCGGGTGCGCTGTCCATCGTCATCGGCTGATGCGCTCCTGGTTCAAGGGCCGGGGCCTGCCCAGCAGTTCGTGGTACAGGCCGGTGACCGCGTCCGTGGTCCGCCGTACGTCGAAGTCGGTCCGGGCGTGCTCCCGGGCCCGCTCCCCGAGTTCGGCGAGCAGCCGCGGTTCGACCAACAGCCCGCAGAGGGCCTTGGCCAGTGCCGTCGGGTCCTCCGGTGGCACCAGGCACAGCCGCCCCTGGCCGGGCGGCAGACTTTCCCGGGCACCACTGACGTCGGAGACCAGGACCGGGCGACCGCAGGCCATGGCTTCGAGCGGGGCGAGCGCCATGCCTTCCCACCGCGACGGCATTACAACGAGATCGGCGGCCCGAAGCCACGGTCGGATGTCGGAGGCGGCCCCCGCGAAGAGGACGCCCGGCGGGGCTCCCAGACGCAGCCGTTCGGTGTCGGGGCCGTCCCCGACGAGGGCCAGTCGGGCGCCCGGGATGGTCGCCGACACCTGTGGCCAGGCCTTGAGCAGGACGTCCTGGCCCTTCTGCGGGCAGAGCCGGCCGACGCAGACGACGAGCGGCGCGTCGCCCCGGAACTCGGCGGGCAGCGGGAGTTCGGCGCGGGCCGCCGCCCGGTCCAGGTCCCGGTCCGCGGCGCCGGGCCGGAAGTGGTCGGTGTC
This region of Streptomyces sp. NBC_00513 genomic DNA includes:
- a CDS encoding glycosyltransferase, translated to MDGGVARVVTDLVRAQAAAGLRVVVGCPRGGRLGDDAHDAGAEVLTWRAGRSPGPGLPAEVLGAARLIRRVRPDLLHAHSAKAGLAGRLAARGTVATVFQPHAWSFDAVGGATAALALRWERFGARWADRVLCVSEAERRAGESEGITARWSVIRNGVDTDHFRPGAADRDLDRAAARAELPLPAEFRGDAPLVVCVGRLCPQKGQDVLLKAWPQVSATIPGARLALVGDGPDTERLRLGAPPGVLFAGAASDIRPWLRAADLVVMPSRWEGMALAPLEAMACGRPVLVSDVSGARESLPPGQGRLCLVPPEDPTALAKALCGLLVEPRLLAELGERAREHARTDFDVRRTTDAVTGLYHELLGRPRPLNQERISR